Proteins encoded by one window of Burkholderia plantarii:
- a CDS encoding PLP-dependent aminotransferase family protein encodes MHTKYRLLAEHYAKAIENGFLAEGERLPSLRELMALHHVSISTAVEACRVLEMQGYVEAKPRTGYFVRSRKPIKVPVPVQQESRMEAPAERIDPADYVGVHERISVTLARGQQRQPKIDLAGAVCAPSLYPGAALRDTMLRILRARPSLYDSGPETDGVRKLREAIARTSLTRGLHIDADTVLVTHGCSEALSLALRAVTGPGDIVAIESPCYFGILQIIESLGLRAIEIPTDPQTGISVSALEFAINHMGSIHAVVCMPSVQNPLGSVMSDAAKQRMVALCEKHHVAIIEDDTYGAFLPSPASTKPIKAWDQSGNVIYCNSFNKSLSPGSRVGWLIGGKWQNRIKMLMYAVSRHREEMSQLVVADFTSGGTFNRHMRRMNRLLKDQRAQVVDAVLRHFPAGTTVTQPGAGLLLWVTLPDELNTDRLFDKALDKGIRICPGSIFSNTNKFSNCLRLSAGMPFDAKIDAALKTLAQLSTET; translated from the coding sequence ATGCACACGAAATATCGTTTGCTCGCGGAGCACTACGCGAAGGCCATCGAAAACGGGTTTCTCGCGGAAGGTGAGCGACTGCCGTCCTTGCGGGAATTGATGGCGCTGCATCACGTGTCGATTTCCACGGCGGTGGAAGCGTGCCGTGTGCTCGAGATGCAGGGTTATGTGGAAGCGAAACCGAGAACCGGCTACTTCGTCCGCTCGCGCAAACCGATCAAGGTGCCGGTTCCGGTCCAGCAGGAAAGCCGCATGGAAGCGCCCGCCGAGCGGATCGATCCGGCCGATTACGTGGGGGTTCACGAACGCATTTCGGTCACGCTCGCGCGCGGCCAGCAGCGCCAGCCGAAAATCGACCTGGCCGGGGCCGTGTGCGCGCCGTCCCTCTATCCGGGCGCGGCGCTTCGCGACACCATGCTGCGCATCCTGCGCGCGCGGCCGAGCCTTTACGATTCCGGCCCCGAGACCGACGGCGTGCGCAAGTTGCGCGAGGCGATCGCGCGCACCTCGCTCACGCGCGGCCTGCATATCGATGCGGACACGGTGCTGGTCACGCACGGCTGCAGCGAGGCGCTGTCCCTCGCGCTGCGCGCCGTCACCGGGCCGGGCGACATCGTCGCGATCGAGTCGCCGTGTTATTTCGGTATCTTGCAGATCATCGAGTCACTGGGGCTGCGGGCCATCGAGATCCCCACCGATCCGCAGACCGGCATCTCGGTCAGCGCGCTCGAGTTCGCGATCAACCACATGGGCAGCATCCATGCCGTGGTCTGCATGCCGTCGGTGCAGAATCCGCTCGGCAGCGTGATGTCGGATGCGGCCAAGCAACGGATGGTGGCGCTGTGCGAGAAACACCACGTGGCCATCATCGAGGACGACACCTACGGCGCGTTCCTGCCGAGCCCGGCCAGCACCAAGCCGATCAAGGCCTGGGACCAGAGCGGCAACGTCATCTACTGCAATTCGTTCAACAAGTCGCTGTCGCCCGGCTCGCGAGTGGGCTGGCTGATCGGCGGAAAGTGGCAGAACCGGATCAAGATGCTGATGTACGCGGTATCGCGCCATCGCGAGGAGATGTCCCAGCTGGTGGTGGCCGACTTCACGTCGGGCGGCACCTTCAACCGGCACATGCGGCGCATGAACCGGCTGCTCAAGGATCAGCGCGCGCAGGTGGTCGACGCGGTGCTGCGCCATTTCCCGGCCGGTACCACCGTGACGCAGCCGGGCGCCGGCCTGCTGCTCTGGGTCACGCTGCCCGACGAGCTGAACACCGACCGGCTGTTCGACAAGGCGCTCGACAAAGGTATCCGCATCTGTCCGGGCTCGATCTTCTCGAACACGAACAAGTTCAGCAACTGCCTGCGGCTCAGCGCGGGCATGCCGTTCGACGCGAAGATCGATGCCGCCTTGAAGACGCTCGCGCAACTGAGCACCGAGACCTGA
- a CDS encoding KamA family radical SAM protein: protein MDAEKFKAYNAKSIANSPYWSRIPDEIKGALGSISRVLPFRINEYVLRELIDWDRVPDDPVFRLTFPHPGMLPADDYRRLRELLADGADPAAGARYIDMLRHRMNPHPAGQMTHNVPMLDGRPLPGLQHKYAETVLFFPAAGQTCHAYCSFCFRWPQFIGAEDMKFNARESDELSRYLRLHPEVTDVLITGGDPMVMNAESLAGYIEPLLAIPHLQNIRIGTKSVAYWPQRFVTDKDADAVLRLFERVVAHGKNLSVMAHYNHPAELRPEIARRAVKRIIGTGATVRMQSPIVRHINDSAETWQELWTTGVRLGAIPYYMFVERDTGPQRYFELPLVEAYDIFRTAYQRVSGLSRTVRGPSMSTLYGKVLVDGVVTLGGEKVFALQFLQARDPDWVRRPFFAKFDPQAVWFDELQPAFGEPAFFFQTGAGEPRVREPIYLTRADAAESSLTLAS, encoded by the coding sequence GTGGACGCTGAAAAATTCAAAGCCTATAACGCTAAATCGATTGCGAATTCGCCATACTGGTCGCGAATTCCCGACGAGATTAAAGGCGCGCTCGGATCGATTTCCCGGGTGCTGCCATTCCGGATCAACGAATATGTATTGCGCGAACTGATCGACTGGGATCGGGTGCCCGACGATCCGGTGTTCCGACTGACGTTTCCGCACCCCGGGATGTTGCCGGCGGACGATTATCGACGCTTGCGCGAATTGCTCGCGGACGGCGCGGACCCGGCCGCCGGCGCGCGTTATATCGACATGCTGCGGCATCGCATGAATCCGCATCCGGCCGGGCAGATGACGCACAACGTGCCGATGCTCGACGGCCGGCCGCTGCCGGGGCTGCAGCACAAGTACGCCGAAACCGTGCTGTTCTTCCCGGCGGCGGGGCAGACCTGCCACGCGTACTGCTCGTTCTGCTTTCGCTGGCCGCAGTTCATCGGCGCCGAGGACATGAAGTTCAACGCGCGCGAGTCGGACGAGCTGAGCCGCTATCTGCGGCTGCATCCGGAAGTCACCGACGTGCTGATCACGGGCGGCGATCCGATGGTGATGAACGCCGAATCGCTGGCCGGCTACATCGAGCCGCTGCTGGCCATCCCGCATCTGCAGAACATCCGCATCGGCACCAAGTCGGTCGCCTACTGGCCGCAGCGCTTCGTGACCGACAAGGACGCCGACGCCGTGCTGCGGCTGTTCGAGCGCGTCGTCGCGCACGGCAAGAACCTGTCGGTCATGGCGCACTACAACCATCCGGCCGAGTTGCGCCCGGAGATCGCCCGGCGCGCCGTGAAGCGGATCATCGGGACCGGCGCGACGGTCCGGATGCAGTCGCCGATCGTGCGCCACATCAACGATTCGGCCGAGACCTGGCAGGAGCTGTGGACCACCGGCGTGCGGCTCGGCGCGATTCCGTACTACATGTTCGTCGAACGCGATACCGGGCCGCAGCGCTATTTCGAGCTGCCGCTCGTCGAGGCGTACGATATCTTCAGGACTGCGTATCAGCGTGTGTCGGGACTGTCGCGCACGGTGCGCGGCCCGTCGATGAGCACGCTGTACGGCAAGGTGCTGGTGGACGGCGTCGTCACGCTCGGCGGCGAGAAGGTGTTCGCGCTGCAGTTCCTGCAGGCGCGCGATCCCGACTGGGTGCGCCGGCCGTTCTTCGCGAAGTTCGATCCGCAGGCCGTCTGGTTCGATGAATTGCAGCCGGCGTTCGGCGAGCCCGCGTTCTTCTTCCAGACCGGCGCCGGCGAGCCGCGCGTGCGCGAGCCGATCTACCTGACGCGCGCCGACGCGGCCGAATCC